From a single Dendropsophus ebraccatus isolate aDenEbr1 chromosome 8, aDenEbr1.pat, whole genome shotgun sequence genomic region:
- the LOC138799686 gene encoding vitamin D3 hydroxylase-associated protein-like — MLLLSDPDSWSPRAVCVLLCCGVSSVWLLSRWVTVRRIHSAQQAARERREKALKRMETTAARISAQHPVTDPSAILSLSLTELQEKLREGSLTPEMVLHTYMSKALEVTRELNCITDFLPECEEQLQRLRQQTVRGPLYGVPISLKDCFNYKGHDSTAGLLKNLEHPASEDCVIAQVLKRQGAVPFVKTNIPQSMLNYDCSNPIYGQTLNPLNLKKTSGGSSGGEGALLSAHGSILGFGTDIGGSIRLPSAFCGVCGLKPTGNRLSKIGLVSSNPGQRSVAPMLGPMAQDVDGLVIAMKAVLCDDMFQMDPTVPPIPFNEEVFSSLRPLRIGYYETDGSTMATPSMRRAVLQTRDLLEKAGHKLVPFTPPSVESALIDLIMKGLLADGGATFLDNFKGDEVDPNLKTQVTTYGAPSCLKSLLSVLVKPLFPRLSRVLKTSRGVSSVQELWRHHTAVEVYRQEFIALWRAHGLDALLCPVLSPAMTIGYPGQLTSAVSYTILYNLLDFPAGSVPVTTVTIEDEEALKTYEGHHKDAWDRLLKKAFSDSVGLPVAVQCVALPWQEEQCLRLMKEVESITRREGKL, encoded by the exons ATGCTGCTGCTGTCCGATCCGGACTCATGGAGCCCCCGGGCTGTGTGCGTGCTCCTGTGCTGCGGGGTGAGCTCGGTGTGGCTGCTGTCCCGCTGGGTGACCGTCAGGAGGATCCACAGTGCACAACAGGCGGCCCGGGAGCGGAGAGAGAAGGCGCTAAAGAGGATGGAGACGACAGCGGCGAGGATCAGCGCTCAG CATCCAGTGACTGATCCATCAGCAATCCTGTCCCTGTCCCTGACGGAGCTTCAAGAGAAACTAAGAGAGGGGTCCCTCACCCCAGAGATGGTTCTCCACACCTATATGAGCAAG GCATTGGAGGTGACCCGAGAGCTGAACTGCATCACCGACTTCCTGCCGGAGTGCGAGGAGCAGCTGCAGAGACTGCGGCAGCAGACAGTCCGGGGGCCACTGTATGGGGTCCCCATCAGCCTGAAGGATTGTTTTAACTACAAG GGTCATGACTCCACAGCAGGATTACTTAAGAATCTGGAGCATCCGGCCTCAGAAGACTGCGTCATTGCCCAGGTGCTGAAGAGGCAGGGAGCTGTGCCCTTCGTGAAAACCAACATCCCGCAGTCCATGCTGAA CTATGACTGCAGTAATCCCATCTATGGACAGACCTTGAATCCTCTCAACCTCAAGAAAACTTCAGGGGGCTCGTCCGGCGGGGAGGGGGCCCTACTCTCAGCACACGgctccattcttggctttggcacGGACATTGGAGGGAGCATCCGCTTGCCAAGTGCCTTCTGTGGGGTGTGCGGATTAAAGCCGACTGGCAACCGTCTCAG taaaattggCCTTGTATCAAGCAACCCTGGACAGAGATCAG TTGCACCAATGCTTGGACCGATGGCACAAGACGTGGATGGTCTGGTGATCGCCATGAAAGCCGTGCTGTGTGATGACATGTTTCAGATGGACCCCACTGTCCCCCCGATCCCCTTCAATGAGGAG gtctTCTCTAGTTTGCGGCCTCTGCGCATTGGATACTATGAAACAGATGGCTCCACCATGGCCACCCCCTCAATGAGACGTGCTGTCCTGCAGACCAGGGACCTCCTGGAGAAGGCTGGACACAAG CTGGTACCGTTCACACCACCATCTGTAGAATCAGCGCTAATCGATCTCATCATGAAAGGGCTTTTGGCCGATGGAGGCGCCACCTTTCTAGATAATTT CAAAGGAGATGAAGTGGATCCCAACTTGAAGACCCAGGTCACTACCTATGGCGCTCCGTCCTGCCTGAAGAGCTTACTGTCTGTGCTGGTAAAGCCGCTG TTTCCCAGACTGTCGCGGGTTCTCAAGACATCGCGGGGAGTAAG TTCGGTGCAGGAGCTCTGGAGACATCACACCGCGGTTGAG GTGTATCGTCAGGAGTTTATCGCCCTCTGGAGAGCCCATGGCTTGGATGCCCTTCTCTGCCCTGTTCTTTCTCCTGCTATGACCATTGGATATCCTGGACAGCTGACAA GCGCCGTGTCCTACACAATCCTCTACAACCTGCTGGATTTTCCTGCTGGCAGTGTGCCAGTTACCACAGTTACCATTGAGGATGAGGAGGCACTGAAGACCTATGAGGGACATCATAAGGACGCCTGGGACCGTCTCCTGAAGAAG GCCTTCTCAGACAGCGTGGGTCTCCCTGTGGCCGTTCAGTGTGTGGCCCTTCCCTGGCAGGAGGAGCAGTGTCTGCGTCTGATGAAGGAAGTGGAGAGCATTACCAGGAGAGAGGGAAAACTCTGA